Proteins from a single region of Ziziphus jujuba cultivar Dongzao chromosome 1, ASM3175591v1:
- the LOC107425250 gene encoding beta-galactosidase 1 isoform X2 — protein MEESKARTGIESLCIENELEYEYGAPGRAYSQWAAHMAVGLGTGVPWVMYKQDDAPDPVINACNGFSGEAGHVKNSFE, from the exons ATGGAGGAAAGTAAAGCTCGCACTGGGATTGAATCTTTGTGT ATTGAAAATGAGTTGGAGTATGAATATGGGGCTCCTGGTAGAGCATACAGTCAATGGGCAGCTCATATGGCCGTTGGACTCGGCACGGGTGTCCCATGGGTCATGTACAAGCAAGATGATGCCCCTGACCCTGTT ATCAATGCCTGCAATGGATTCTCGGGGGAAGCAGGCCATGTAAAGAATAGCTTTGAG TAA
- the LOC107425250 gene encoding beta-galactosidase 1 isoform X1: MEESKARTGIESLCIENELEYEYGAPGRAYSQWAAHMAVGLGTGVPWVMYKQDDAPDPVINACNGFSGEAGHVKNSFEVSFIHQFLLY, from the exons ATGGAGGAAAGTAAAGCTCGCACTGGGATTGAATCTTTGTGT ATTGAAAATGAGTTGGAGTATGAATATGGGGCTCCTGGTAGAGCATACAGTCAATGGGCAGCTCATATGGCCGTTGGACTCGGCACGGGTGTCCCATGGGTCATGTACAAGCAAGATGATGCCCCTGACCCTGTT ATCAATGCCTGCAATGGATTCTCGGGGGAAGCAGGCCATGTAAAGAATAGCTTTGAGGTTAGCTTCATCCATCAATTCCTCCTCTACTAA